AGCCTTATTTTGATCCGAATGGATTAATCGTTGCTGAAGACAACGGTGAAATTGTTGGTTTTGTTCTGGCGGGATTCGGCACGAATGCAGAAAATTCTGCGCTCGATTATTCCAAAGGTGTGATCTGCGCGTTGATTGTACACCCTAGTTACCGCCGAAAAGGCATTGGTCGAGAACTGGTTCGCCGGGCAGAAGAATATCTTCGGTCAAAAGGCGCAACCGAAATTACCGCAGGGGCTTCTGGTTTACTGTCGCCATTTTTGGTAGGTCTCTATGGTGGAACTCGTCCTTCAGGCTTCCTGTTATCTGATCCAAATGCAGCGCCGTTTTTTGAAGCGATTGGCTACGAAGCTACGGGGTCGATTCGAATTTATCAACGCGACCTACTCGGACAGAAGCCTAAAATCAAGTTTCATCTGGTAAATATACGTCGCAAGATGCAATTGATGATTTCCGATGACTATCAGGCTCCGAATTGGTGGTGGCTGACTCGCATGGGAAGGCTGGAGACTCTGCATTTCGAGCTCGTTCCCAAATCAGGAGAAGCAGCAGTTGCCTCGGCAACTGTTGTTGGTCTGGATCTATACATTCCTAAGTGGGAAGAGCGGGTGATAGGACTGACGGATGTCTTCGTTAAGGAAGAGATACGCTCCCAAGGCTATGGACAGTCACTGTTATTGGAGATCGCGCGTCGTCTGCAGGACGAGCTGATTACCAAGCTGGAATGGCATGTAGAAGAGTCCAACGTTGTTGCCAGTCACGTCGCCGAAGCCGTTGGTTATCATCAGGTAGATACTGGTATTGTATATCGGCCGGTTTCACGTTAGCGTGTAAAAAATAAGAGAAGTATGTTTTCTCTTCAGAGGATTTGTTTCCTCTCATTACTAGTCATCAATCCTGATTCAATGTTGAAAAAGGTAACCGTTTATGGCGGCGTTATATATCACTGAAGACGATGTTCGTTCTGTAATGGACATGGAAAAATCCTTGCTGATCATCCATAAAGTCTTCAAAGAAATGGCCTCTGAGAGAGCCACCAATGTGCCGCGGCAGCGCGTTCGCGCACCAGGAATTATGCTACATACCATGTCAGCCGCCAATGAATACTTGGGTTATATTGGTTGGAAAGCATATACATCGACTAAAGATGGGGCTCAGTTTCATGTTGCTATTTACGATCAGGAAACGGGTCAGATGCGCGCCTTAATTGAGGGGGATTTTCTTGGTCAGTTGCGAACAGGTGCAGCCAGTGGCGTGGCGACAGAGTACATGGCAAGACCAGATTCAAAAGTGGTTGGTTTATTCGGCTCGGGATTGCAGGCACGCACGCAATTGCAAGCGGTTTGTCAGACACGAAAAATTGAGTTTGTGTCTGTTTACTCCCGCAATCATGAAAACTGCAGTGAATTTGCCGAAGAAATGACGGAGCTTTGTAATGTGGAAGTCAAAGCCTCCCATTCTCCAGATGAAACAGCAGCTGAGAAAGATATTGTTATTTGTGCTTCCACAAGTAAAACTCCTTTGTTTGATGGTCGTGTCCTCGATGAGGGAACACATTTGAATGTCATTGGCTCGAACCACCGTTCGAAGCGGGAAATTGATCGTACTACAATCAAACGTGCTGACGTGATTGTCTGTGATGATATAACGCAGTGCAGGCAAGAAGCAGGAGATTTCATTCAGCCTGTAGAGGAAGGGATTACCGATTGGCGATTGATGCATGATTTGTGTGAAATCGTGGCAGAACGCCAGACAGGACGCGCGACCGACGATCAGGTGACATTATTCAAATCAGTTGGTTTGGCTGTAGAAGATGTGGCAATGGGAGCTGAGATTTACCAATTGGCACTCGAAGAAGGCCTGGGTGTCGAATTACCTTTTTAAGATCAGGAGAGAGAGACAAAATCCTTCTATGAAGTTTGCTTTTCCTGTA
The Gimesia aquarii DNA segment above includes these coding regions:
- a CDS encoding GNAT family N-acetyltransferase, which gives rise to MTEFRAFHNADPPQLLKLWHSAGLGRGAAECLNNDAFEVLIFSQPYFDPNGLIVAEDNGEIVGFVLAGFGTNAENSALDYSKGVICALIVHPSYRRKGIGRELVRRAEEYLRSKGATEITAGASGLLSPFLVGLYGGTRPSGFLLSDPNAAPFFEAIGYEATGSIRIYQRDLLGQKPKIKFHLVNIRRKMQLMISDDYQAPNWWWLTRMGRLETLHFELVPKSGEAAVASATVVGLDLYIPKWEERVIGLTDVFVKEEIRSQGYGQSLLLEIARRLQDELITKLEWHVEESNVVASHVAEAVGYHQVDTGIVYRPVSR
- a CDS encoding ornithine cyclodeaminase family protein, with the protein product MAALYITEDDVRSVMDMEKSLLIIHKVFKEMASERATNVPRQRVRAPGIMLHTMSAANEYLGYIGWKAYTSTKDGAQFHVAIYDQETGQMRALIEGDFLGQLRTGAASGVATEYMARPDSKVVGLFGSGLQARTQLQAVCQTRKIEFVSVYSRNHENCSEFAEEMTELCNVEVKASHSPDETAAEKDIVICASTSKTPLFDGRVLDEGTHLNVIGSNHRSKREIDRTTIKRADVIVCDDITQCRQEAGDFIQPVEEGITDWRLMHDLCEIVAERQTGRATDDQVTLFKSVGLAVEDVAMGAEIYQLALEEGLGVELPF